In the genome of Lactuca sativa cultivar Salinas chromosome 3, Lsat_Salinas_v11, whole genome shotgun sequence, the window AAGAACCCACATCAAATCGCAAATCCTTTTATGGATGCAGTTGGAGCATTATCTTCGGAAAGTTTAACTGATTACCCTAATTACTTTCTCCCAACGAACCAATCTTTTCAACTACCTACTAGTTACATCGAACGCGATGTAACGAAGCAACCGAAGAATATCGCCATTAACAATAATCGAATGACAAACCCTTTTGCTTCTAGTCGTGTTTCATCATCCAATACTTTCATTATGTCTTTCGGAAACCCTAATTCACCACCGGAGATGAATCCACATCAAATTTACGATGGATCAAATCTGAAATACTCCGGTCACATGAAGACTAAAGAAGAGAAGAACACCAATGATTTTCTGGGTTCTTTAGAGAGCGGAAAAAGAGTTCTAGGCGCAAGTAGGAATGAGACACAGGCTCAAGATCATGTCATGGCTGAAAGGAAGAGAAGGGAAGTATTGACTCGACGCTTCATTGCTTTATCTGCTCTACTTCCAAACCTAAAAAAGGTACCACTCAATCTAATTCTTGTACTTCACGATGAATGAATTCATGAAAACTAGGAATATATATAAGTATGTTAGATAACAAATGATTTCTAATTGACGTGCATGGGGTATATATATATTCGATTACTGTAGATGGACAAGGCTACTGTGCTCGAAGACGCAACTAAGTACATAAAACAGCTTCAAACCCGAATGAAGGAACTCGAAGAACAAACAAGTTCAAAGAATAAAAGATTTAAACAGGAATCAGCGATTTCGATTAGAAGATCTAAGGTTTCTGGTGACAACAATGATGATACGCCTTCTTCTGACGACGATGAGACAGGTTGTTCACCAAATGGTGACACTTTTAATCCGGAAATTGAAGTTAGAATTTCAGAAAGAAGTGTTCTTGTAAGAATCTATAGTCAGAAAAATTCTTCAGTAGCAATGAAAACTCTAAGTGAGATGGAAAGACTTCATCTGACAATCAGTAGCAGCAGCGTTATGCCATTTTCGAGTGCTGCTCTTCTCATCACTATTACTGCTCAGGTAAATTACAGTTTCCATGAAACAAAATATTTCAAGAAATTGCTTCGTATAGCTTTGTAAGCGAAATTCTAACGTTTGTGTTCCATATTCCTTTTTGTGATCTTGCAGATGAGTGAAAAATGTGACCTGACAGCAATGGATGTTGTGAAGCGACTGCAATCAGCTATAAGAAGTTATATATGACATGAACTCTGGATAATGATTTACTGGATAACCTGTTAACTAATGTAGTGTCCTTAATTTAAATATAGAAAGGCTAAGCTAAAATAAACTTGGTTTTATCTTTTCGATCAAAACTGTACGTAACCGGTGTCAAAGACAATTACATGACATGTTTTCTATCTTTTTGTGATTATGCATGTAAAGTTTCAAGTTACAACTGCTTTTTGCTATAgttttcttttacttatttttCTTATTTGATCACTCCATCCTTTATTTAGGAGATCAAGGGATCCAATACCCTTTTCCGATTGCATGTCTTCTCTATATATAGAAAAGGTAATTCATGatgtttttcttgttttcttgttCATCACATTATTGATAGTTTATAAAATGTTCTCACTGGTAGGGAAAATAACTTACAACCCCAACTAAGTTTTCAAACCATTCAAAAAATCTCAATAATGTTTTGTTTGTTTAAGAAAATACAACGAATTTAACATTTATCTAGAAAACCCAACGAAATTTCCAACCGTTCAAAAAATCTCAATCATTTTTTGTCTGTACAAAATGTTAAATTCATTGAGTTTTTTTGAACAGATAAAacatgattgaagtttttgaacgGTTTTAAAACTTCGTTGTtcttacaagtcattttcccGATATGGTGATTTCCATAGAATTGAATAAAAATATAACCTAGTTAAACTTTTTTAGACAAATgttaagtttgttgggtttttctgaacaaacaaaacatgattggggttttttgaacggtttgaaaACTTCATTAGACTCGTAAGTCATTTTCCCGAGAAGGTACATCGAAAATCATCAAAAAGGATAAGTGCGTCTTCTTCATCctttttttccaaatcaagttgaTTTTATGGAAAAATAACAATCTAAACCCAAAATAGGGTTGAAGCGTCCTAGTGTAGGAGGAAAAATAGTTAGCAAGGAGGAAAAAGATCAACTTGATGTTTTCCTTGTTTTCTTGTACATCACATAATTGATAGTTTATTAAATGTTCTCAAGTGGTGTATATCTATGGGAAAGGTAAATAAATCGTCAAAAAGGATAAGTCCGacttcttcattttttttttcaaatcaagTTGATTTTATGGAAAAAGATCAATCTAAACCCAAAATAGAGTTGAAGCGTCCTAGTGTAGGAGAAAAAAAAGCTAGCAAGGTGGGTCTCAATCCTATATATAAGTTTGTATCGATAATTTTTACTGGTCATAGTTGTTAGGATCGCTACTGGTCCAAACATGTTTAACATTGACAAACAGTGAAGTTTCATTTTCTAAAACCAACTGGTGATAGAAAGGATTACTCATTGTCTTATATGTTAGCATCTAGTTTTTTATTTTACCATTGTGGGATTGGGTTTGCATCCTAACGATCCTCCCTTCAAATCCAAGTTCCATTATTGGCCTCCCCTCAACCACTATCCATCAGAGCCAATCATTTTTCATACTGCCGATACTCTCGGGACACATTTACCAGACCTGGACTATTAGGAAGACTTTCAATACTAGGCTTCAGGATCAACTTCGTTGGACCGAGAATTAATGGGGATTACGCCACCTGCGTCGACCACATTACCATTGTGGGATTGGGTTTGCATCCTAACGATCCTCCCTTCAAATCCAAGTTCCATTATTGGCCTCCCCTCAACCACTATCCATCAGAGCCAATCATTTTTCATACTGCCGATACTCTCGGGACACATTTACCAGACCTGGACTATTAGGAAGACTTTCAATACTAGGCTTCAGGATCAACTTCGTTGGACCGAGAATTAATGGGGATTACGCCACCTGCGTCGACCACATCATTCGGGCTACAAccgtagctctgataccacttgttaggatcgCTACTAGCCCAAACATGCTCAACATAGAAGAACAATGAGGTTCTATTTTCTAAAACCAGTTGGTGATGGAAGGGATTACCCATTGCCTTATATGTTTGCATCTAGTTTCTTATTTTACCAATGTGGGATTGTGTTTGCACACTAAAAATAGTTCCATAATGAATTTGATAGATAGGATTGATAATGAAAAATAACTTAATTGGCCATAACTCATATGTTGAGGGTGCTTCAAAATCATTGCTTGTATGACAAAGCTTTCATGCAATATATATGAAAGCCTTTCTTAAAGTGTTGCATTAGCAAGTGTTAATAAATTTCCTATTTAAGGCAACATTGATCCCTAGAATATGTTTTCATTGAGTCATTCACATCTCTTTCTCTCCATTGATTTTAGTTTCTTGTGATATTAGTTCTAGTGTCCATGTATTACAAGAAGTGGTGTTGAAATCTTCTTTTCGAAAACCTATTACAAAAAATGATttttcctaatccttttcacatatttttatttttttatttttttgttgagGTCATAAACCCTACAAAGAGTAAAGAGAAAAATATGAGAGGAAAATGAAAGCTGTAACCTAATCTAAACTCCTTACAAATAGGAAACATGTGGGTTCCTGAAGAATAGGACTACAAGAGACTAATTCACAAGACTAAATCTATCCGTTTTTACCCCTTGCAAGCTCAAGTGTAGGAATGGCTTGAAACTTGAACCATAGCTGAGCAATGTGATCCTTTATTAATCAACAAATTAGACTTGAAAGATTTGAAGAGATCATGTTTCAACCTATTCCCTAACGAAGTGAAAGTCAAGTGCAATATGTTTTGATCATGTGCTAATAACCGGATTTTTACACAGAAAAGTAGCACCAACATTATCAAAACATAGAATGTGAGGCTTTGGAAGGTGGACATGAAGATCACGAAGTAATTGTTGTATCTACATGAGATCAACTATGGTGTAGGCAAGGCACGATATTCTGCTTCAGTTATTGAACGATCAACAACATGTTGTTTGCGAGATGTCCAACTAATGACATTAGTGTCATGAAAAATCACAAAGTCATATTAAGATTTACTATCATCTTTGTCTTAAAGCCACCCTAAATCAGAGTAAACAATTGGAGAGGTAGTCGTATGGGGTTTGAAATAATGACAGTGAGTGTACGTATCAGTGAGGTAGTGTAAAAAAATTGTCCACTTGCCAATGTAGAGTGGTTGGGGTGTGCATGAATTTACACACATGATCGACATCAAAGGAAATATTTGGTCTGGTGATGGTGGTATATTGAAGCGAACCAACTATTTTCCTGCATAATTTACGATTAGAGAATGGTTCACCACGAAGCTCTAACGAGTAGAAGGATCAACATGCATGGCAATAGGTTTTAAGTCAATCATTTTGCTCCAAGTGAGAATATCATGGATATACTTTTGTAGTGAGAGTGAGACTAGTGGGTGACTTTGTAATCTGTACAATAAGGAAGTAATGTAGTGTTCCTAGATCCTTGAGAGCAAAGGTTTGATGCAAGTAATTGATAATTTATTGGATAAACTATGTATTTGTGCTTGTGattataatatcatcaacataaacaaaaatataattagTTTCAGTAGATGATGAGTAAACAAAAAAGGATGCATTGGATTGACAAGCCCGACATCCATGAATGAGAAAATATTGTTTAAGTTGGTTGAAACAGACTATAAGAGCCTTTTTTTAGTTCATATAAGGCCTTATGTAGTTTACACACAACATGAGGGTGACAggggttttcaaaactatgtggtTGTTCCATATAGACTTCCTTTGTTAAGATGTCATTTAAGAATGTTGTGTTGATATCCAATTGCCTTGTTCTCCAGTCTTGAGAGAGAACAACGTAAATAAATTGAATGGTGGTCAGTATAATCACCGGACTAAATGACTCAAAGAAATCTACACCTTCGTGACTAAAGCCTTTTGAAACTATTTTAGCCTTGTATCTTTTAATGGTACCATCTGAGTTCCTATTCACTTTAAAAATCCACTTGCAACCAACAATATTAGCATTAGTAGGATGAGCAACCACCAATAAGTGTTTATATGGCTTAAGGAATATTTCAAGGTTTAGTGGTTGGTGGAATGGAAATGGTGGCATTTGAAATTATAAAATATGTTGGTTTAAGGGAATTAGTATTGGCTCGTGTGATCATTTTGTGTTGGGTATTAGCAGCAGGACAAAAAAAGTGAGGGACATATTGTTTGGCACAAGAGCTAATCGTGGGTATTTTATAAGAAGGGCTAGAATAATGAGGAGTGGCAGGGGGATATGAAATGGAGGTTATAAAAGAGGAAGGTGAGGGTGAAGTGGTTGGTATGGGAATGAAAAACACATGATCAAGGAGACCCGTGGACGCATGGCCTTCCGATGAAATGGGAGATGTGGAGCTACTGTTCGGATTAAGGGTGGCATAAGGGAAGACATCTTTATTAAAAACAATATGAGAAGAAATGTAGATACAAGATGTGGGTCGATGTAGACATAAACACGCTTTATGTAAAGCACTATATTCGCTAAAAACAAAAGGTAAGGATCAAAAATCCATTTAATGAAAACTGTAGGGATGTAAAAACCGATAACAGAGGCATCTCAAAGGTGCGTAGAACCGCATAGACAGGCTCTTTGGTGTAGAGAGTAGAACATGGAGATCTATAATCAAGAGTAGGTGTAATGGTGAGATTATGAATATATGTGGCAGTTTTAAAAGCATTTTCCTAATATTCATGTGGAAGAGAAGATTGAGCAAGTACATATAATCTTTTTTCAACTATAATCCGGTTACGTCTCTCGACAGCCCCATTCTGTTCAGCCATGTATCAACAATCAAGTTGATAGTTTATGCCATAATTGTTAAGGTATGTGGAAATAGTGCAAAATTCGCCATCCTAATCTGATTAAATTTTTTTGATATCATAGTCAAATTGTATTTTGATCATAGTTCGGAAATTTATAAAGGTTTGCAATACTTGTGATTtaattgaaataaattaaatccaaatttttttatagaaatcattaataaacaaaataaagcaATGGTTTCCATTGATTGAAAATATAGGAGATGGACCCCAAACATCTGGGTACACCAATTTAAACTATTTGATTCATGAAACATGAGTGGAAGGAAGATGAAATCTATGACTTTTGCCTAATTGACATGGTTCCCAAACCGAAGATAATTTATTTGTAGAAATTGGAAGCTAAACCTGAGAGACCAAGCATCTGAGAATAGCTTCACTAGGGTGTCCAAGTCAATTATGCCAGCCAGTGAGGGATGTGCACAAAGTAGAGACACCCATGGTAGATGGAGTTTTATTGGTGGAGAGAGAGAAACAATAGAGACCATTATCAATGTGACCTTGGAGGATTTGTTTGCCATGTAAAGTTTTAACTAGCCAACAATTAGGTCAAAATTCCATGTGTACATTGTTATCCTGTGTAAGATGAGAAACACGAAGAAGATTTTTATTTAAATGGGCTACGAGTGAAGAAAATGAAGATGATCTAAAATGAATAATAAGTAAGTGGTTACCATTTCCAACTTGTAAGTTGGTGTCTCCGGTATATGGTATGGTGATGTATAGCTTGTTGAGATCATGAGAGATGTGATCAATGGTACCCGTGTCAAAATATCACTTATGAAGTCGAGGATATTAAGAACgcttaaatctgacttcataagaggaagttatgatttttcatagTTTCGTGTGAATACAGTACAACAGTGTGTGATACATGAGTCGAAATTAAAATCGGTTGCTGTTAGCTATAACAATCTACACAAAATTCGGAGTTCTCGTAAATACGAAACCATTGATAtagaaaacatcaagaatggaGTCTTATGAAGGAGTTTTTATTTCTACAGAAATTTTAACAGTGTTATCTTTataaaatatgaatataaaatagAGTGATAATTAGATGTTCATATcacaataaaagttgtagtaatcGTCAATACAAATGTGTGGatataaaaagaacgtcgaaaatggagcttgtGTGAAGAAGATAGGATTATTTGAAGATACCATGCGTCCActcattatttataaaatataaagtaaaAATATGTTACTTTTTAGCtaacataaaataatatcatatttaagaatgttcgtattatttgaattaaataatttgaaTAATGACGAATTAAATGATTTGGATAATAAAGAATTAAATGATCGTAcaataattttgagtataaacagtgtagcacctggttcctggtatgtattttattctAGTACTTTGCATTTtggctttggactcggcgagttgaggtccaacttgtcgagtcggaGCGTATTGGACGCagaagtttaatgacctactcgacgagcccgcgtccggactcggtgagtaggcgtTGTCCGGACAAAACCCTagatgagggtttgcaccctatttaaactacTTATTCAGCCTCCCTTTCATCCCCAATGCTTCCAGAactccccatagcaaaccctagctgtGTTTTGAGAAGAACTAAGGCATTTTTGGTGGATCTTGCTAGTTGTGACCATAAGGAGGAAGGTGAAAGACTTGAGGAAACTGGTGGAGACCAGGGGAACCCAAGTTTGTGCATCTTCCACAGtccattggaggtataaagctgttACCTTGCTCTTTTATTTtatagatccctttttggggagatttagggcttttataagccatttttggtgaccaaccatgattgcaaacatggttggggtttAAGGCTTCAGAATCAGGTCATTAAGGGAGTCACAAGGCTTGGgggctgcttttgcacccatgtaAGGTCCAATGCATCATAAGAGCTTATTTTatgtccttttgagctcaaagtcccatgcatgcacgtaaagtttgtaactttatgtgctagaACGATTGAAGGAgcttagatctatcttttggtcaagaGTTGTACACTGGAAATCAAGGAATGAGACTTGGACATGCTCGATtcgacgagtcgttcttgggactcggtgagtcctagGCAAAACTCCCCTTTGCTGTTAGGTTTTGAAGGAACCCAGTTGAGCGCTAGAAGGGTTTTTAGAAGGTCCAAGGAAGTGACCCAACGTATTGGACTTAGCCTTaaacctggagttcatgggactcgatgagtgcaagaatagactcgacgagtccaaggcaatttccttatagttgaagatgaactcgacgagttgttcatacaactcggcgagtcaaggacaggacttgTTTATCAGATGaaggtaaactcgacgagttattcatacaactcggcgagtcggatgaaggttcatgcGATGTTCATATAGAAggggaacccgtcgagtcgttgcTAAACTTGACGAGTAGAGTCATGGATAAGGACGGGTAATgagttagggactcgacgagttggcggcccaacttggcgggtcgggtcaactggaagttgactttgacttggacttggttaggggtaaaatagtcattttaccctaagagtagatatcaggtTCTAACCGAGTGTTTTGTGAGATTATAGCCGGAGGGTTACCGGAGCAACATTCAGACAGTTTCCGAGCAGTTTTCCAGCATTCAGCCttacaaggtgagttaccttccagtagcggtgcgtctacgaccacaatgtcggcccactaataGGAGTTCTATGTGAGAtgactgtctttgtgatattcttCTAGGCTTGCTGCTacctgttatgttttatgtgctagcataTTACGATATTATGTGACAGTAGtaaggggtaaaatagtccccgACTATCGGTCGATAGGACCGCAGGGGTAGTTTAGTACCCAACCATGCTAGCcagattatgtgatatgatattatgtggtagtagtagggggtgaaatagtccccggttaccggtcgacatgaccgaaggggaggcc includes:
- the LOC111896235 gene encoding transcription factor bHLH25 produces the protein MDVSSAAWLSELELMEDCEFKNPHQIANPFMDAVGALSSESLTDYPNYFLPTNQSFQLPTSYIERDVTKQPKNIAINNNRMTNPFASSRVSSSNTFIMSFGNPNSPPEMNPHQIYDGSNLKYSGHMKTKEEKNTNDFLGSLESGKRVLGASRNETQAQDHVMAERKRREVLTRRFIALSALLPNLKKMDKATVLEDATKYIKQLQTRMKELEEQTSSKNKRFKQESAISIRRSKVSGDNNDDTPSSDDDETGCSPNGDTFNPEIEVRISERSVLVRIYSQKNSSVAMKTLSEMERLHLTISSSSVMPFSSAALLITITAQMSEKCDLTAMDVVKRLQSAIRSYI